The Nocardioides campestrisoli genome includes a window with the following:
- a CDS encoding ferredoxin reductase — translation MLLTETDGADPRRGRHRDRAPLRLRDRVVRLVEAATTPLMPADYLDLFAPLRSGADLRGRIVSVQPETADAATIVIQPGADWAGHVPGQYTRIGIDVDGVRHWRAYSLTHGPRADGNISVTVKAVPDGLVSTHLVREAKPGTLVHLEQAAGEFVLPPDGGKFLMVTAGSGVTPVVGMLRNLFPVADSGVVRLERSAGFDITVVHVAPSEPDSIFLRDLQALDRAGLIRLVPRYDDVHGVLDVDALDELVPDLDARTTLACGPAGLLDALEAHHGARGLELLVEQFRVARVEAGEGGTVTFTKNGVELEADGATPILDAAEEVGVLMPSGCRMGICMGCVLPMTEGSVRDLRDGRVITAIPGETDPGGIKIQTCISAAAGACQITH, via the coding sequence ATGCTCCTGACTGAGACCGACGGCGCGGACCCGCGCCGCGGACGTCACCGCGACCGCGCTCCGCTCCGGCTGCGCGACCGGGTCGTCCGCCTCGTCGAGGCCGCCACCACGCCGTTGATGCCGGCCGACTACCTCGACCTCTTCGCCCCGCTCCGCTCCGGCGCCGACCTGCGCGGCCGGATCGTCTCGGTGCAGCCCGAGACCGCGGACGCCGCGACCATCGTCATCCAGCCGGGTGCCGACTGGGCCGGGCACGTCCCGGGCCAGTACACCCGGATCGGGATCGACGTCGACGGCGTCCGGCACTGGCGGGCGTACTCGCTGACCCACGGCCCCCGCGCCGACGGCAACATCTCGGTGACCGTCAAGGCCGTTCCCGACGGCCTGGTCAGCACCCACCTGGTCCGCGAGGCGAAGCCCGGCACCCTGGTCCACCTCGAGCAGGCGGCCGGCGAGTTCGTGCTGCCCCCCGACGGCGGCAAGTTCCTCATGGTCACCGCCGGCTCCGGGGTCACCCCCGTGGTCGGGATGCTGCGCAACCTCTTCCCGGTCGCCGACTCCGGCGTGGTCCGGCTCGAGCGCAGCGCGGGCTTCGACATCACCGTGGTCCACGTGGCGCCCAGCGAGCCCGACTCGATCTTCCTCCGCGACCTGCAGGCGCTCGACCGGGCCGGGCTGATCCGGCTGGTCCCGCGCTACGACGACGTGCACGGCGTCCTCGACGTCGACGCGCTCGACGAGCTGGTGCCCGACCTGGACGCCCGCACGACCCTGGCGTGCGGCCCCGCCGGCCTGCTCGACGCGCTCGAGGCCCACCACGGCGCCCGCGGCCTGGAGCTGCTCGTCGAGCAGTTCCGCGTCGCCCGGGTCGAGGCCGGTGAGGGCGGCACCGTCACCTTCACCAAGAACGGCGTCGAGCTCGAGGCCGACGGCGCCACCCCGATCCTGGACGCCGCCGAGGAGGTGGGCGTCCTGATGCCCAGCGGCTGCCGGATGGGCATCTGCATGGGCTGCGTGCTGCCGATGACCGAGGGCTCCGTCCGGGACCTGCGCGACGGCCGCGTCATCACCGCCATCCCGGGGGAGACCGACCCCGGCGGCATCAAGATCCAGACCTGCATCAGCGCCGCCGCCGGCGCCTGCCAGATCACCCACTGA
- a CDS encoding fatty acid desaturase family protein, producing MTTITKKADNPIAHLTPEDVEDIGRELDRIRQSVIDARGGSDAAYIRGMVKTQRYLELGSRAVLLFSALPPAWVVGTAGLSVAKILENMEIGHNVMHGQWDWMRDPKIHSSTWEWDNASTAEGWKHSHNEVHHTYTNIVGKDNDLGYGIMRVDEDQRWHPMHLGQPLWNFINACFFEYGIAAYDLELGKNLSIPKEKRSPEFKRRAANTVKKIRKQMTKDYVVHPALSIPTGSFLPTLAANFTANLVRNLWSHSVIMCGHFPEGVETFEKASIPEKETRGEWYLRQMLGSANISGSEAMHIMTGNLSHQIEHHLFPDLPSNRYKEVAPQVKALFDKYGLTYLERPLPQQVYSAWHKVVRLSLPNGWLATTTPKNAPKQLVRLFKMATADRKTRRALQARLTQEARRAEAAKDARLAA from the coding sequence ATGACCACGATCACGAAGAAGGCCGACAACCCGATCGCCCACCTCACCCCCGAGGACGTCGAGGACATCGGGCGTGAGCTCGACCGGATCCGGCAGAGCGTGATCGACGCTCGCGGCGGCAGCGACGCGGCGTACATCCGCGGCATGGTGAAGACCCAGCGCTACCTCGAGCTCGGCAGCCGCGCCGTACTCCTGTTCTCCGCCCTGCCGCCCGCCTGGGTGGTCGGCACCGCCGGCCTGAGCGTGGCCAAGATCCTGGAGAACATGGAGATCGGCCACAACGTCATGCACGGCCAGTGGGACTGGATGCGTGACCCGAAGATCCACTCCAGCACCTGGGAGTGGGACAACGCCTCGACCGCCGAGGGCTGGAAGCACAGCCACAACGAGGTGCACCACACCTACACGAACATCGTCGGCAAGGACAACGACCTCGGCTACGGCATCATGCGCGTCGACGAGGACCAGCGCTGGCACCCGATGCACCTCGGCCAGCCGCTGTGGAACTTCATCAACGCCTGCTTCTTCGAGTACGGGATCGCCGCCTACGACCTCGAGCTCGGCAAGAACCTCTCCATCCCGAAGGAGAAGCGCAGCCCCGAGTTCAAGCGGCGTGCGGCCAACACCGTGAAGAAGATCCGCAAGCAGATGACCAAGGACTACGTCGTCCACCCGGCGCTGTCGATCCCGACCGGCTCGTTCCTGCCCACGCTGGCGGCCAACTTCACCGCCAACCTGGTCCGCAACCTGTGGTCGCACTCGGTGATCATGTGCGGCCACTTCCCCGAGGGTGTCGAGACCTTCGAGAAGGCCTCCATCCCGGAGAAGGAGACCCGGGGCGAGTGGTACCTGCGCCAGATGCTGGGCTCGGCCAACATCTCCGGCTCCGAGGCGATGCACATCATGACCGGCAACCTCTCCCACCAGATCGAGCACCACCTGTTCCCCGACCTGCCCAGCAACCGCTACAAGGAGGTCGCCCCGCAGGTGAAGGCGCTCTTCGACAAGTACGGCCTGACCTACCTGGAGCGCCCGCTGCCGCAGCAGGTCTACAGCGCCTGGCACAAGGTCGTCCGGCTGAGCCTGCCCAACGGCTGGCTGGCCACCACCACGCCGAAGAACGCGCCGAAGCAGCTGGTCCGTCTGTTCAAGATGGCCACCGCCGACCGCAAGACCCGGCGCGCGCTGCAGGCCCGCCTGACGCAGGAGGCGCGTCGCGCCGAGGCGGCCAAGGACGCCCGGCTCGCCGCGTGA
- a CDS encoding class I SAM-dependent methyltransferase: protein MGSEGTDSEQGASTRGEDYAARLVKKQNARWKQVLDVQRPYRWNLSRLGLGRTLDVGCGIGRNLANLSPESVGVDHNAASVQIARERGLRAMTTEEFRASELGRPGAFDSLLASHLLEHVSEAVADEILAEYLPAVRSGGQVVLICPQERGYASDPTHIRWCDLSTLRAHLERHGLVVERTQSFPFPRFLGKAFIYNEFYAVGRVR from the coding sequence GTGGGCAGTGAGGGGACCGACTCCGAGCAGGGCGCGTCGACGCGCGGCGAGGACTACGCGGCGCGTCTGGTGAAGAAGCAGAACGCCCGTTGGAAGCAGGTGCTGGACGTCCAGCGCCCGTACCGGTGGAACCTCTCCCGGCTCGGCCTGGGACGCACCCTCGACGTGGGTTGCGGCATCGGCCGCAACCTGGCCAACCTCTCGCCCGAGAGCGTCGGCGTCGACCACAACGCGGCGTCGGTGCAGATCGCGCGTGAGCGTGGCCTGCGGGCGATGACCACCGAGGAGTTCCGGGCAAGCGAGCTCGGGCGGCCCGGCGCCTTCGACTCGTTGCTGGCTTCGCACCTGCTCGAGCACGTCTCCGAGGCAGTCGCCGACGAGATCCTCGCTGAGTACCTCCCGGCCGTGCGCTCCGGCGGCCAGGTGGTGCTCATCTGTCCCCAGGAGCGCGGGTACGCCTCCGACCCGACGCACATCCGCTGGTGCGACCTGTCGACGCTCCGCGCCCACCTCGAGCGCCACGGCCTCGTCGTCGAGCGCACCCAGTCCTTCCCGTTCCCGCGTTTCCTGGGCAAGGCCTTCATCTACAACGAGTTCTACGCCGTGGGCAGGGTTCGTTAA
- a CDS encoding oxidoreductase, producing the protein MIAIPDQTGRTVVVTGASPGGLGQFVALELARHGARVVLAGRNPEKLTGTREAVLAQVPGASTEELVVDLASLDSVRSAAERAKELGAIDVLVNNAGVMAPPYQRTGDGFELQMATNHLGPFLLTGMLLPQLVESGDGRVVAVSSQMHRVARTAPLEDPRLQTTRYRRWPQYGATKLANLLFTFELERRLRERALPVRALAAHPGYAGTHLVANGQLGRSSGVLAGILGAANRAVAQPAAHGAWPLLMAATADLPGGTYCGPGGAGEARGAPQVVGTSAVARDEDAQRRLWQLSEEAVGLRWP; encoded by the coding sequence GTGATCGCGATCCCCGACCAGACCGGGCGCACCGTGGTGGTCACCGGGGCCAGCCCCGGCGGTCTGGGGCAGTTCGTCGCCCTGGAGCTGGCCCGCCACGGCGCCCGGGTGGTGCTGGCCGGGCGCAACCCGGAGAAGCTCACCGGCACCCGCGAGGCCGTGCTGGCGCAGGTGCCGGGCGCGAGCACGGAGGAGCTGGTCGTCGACCTCGCCTCGCTGGACTCGGTCCGCTCGGCTGCCGAGCGGGCCAAGGAGCTCGGCGCGATCGACGTGCTGGTCAACAACGCGGGCGTGATGGCGCCGCCCTACCAACGCACCGGCGACGGGTTCGAGCTGCAGATGGCCACCAACCACCTCGGGCCGTTCCTGCTCACCGGGATGCTGCTCCCCCAGCTGGTCGAGAGCGGCGACGGACGCGTGGTGGCCGTGAGCTCGCAGATGCACCGGGTCGCCCGGACCGCTCCCCTGGAGGACCCCCGCCTGCAGACCACCCGCTACCGCCGCTGGCCGCAGTACGGCGCGACCAAGCTCGCGAACCTGCTCTTCACCTTCGAGCTGGAGCGCCGGCTGCGCGAGCGAGCCCTCCCGGTGCGGGCACTGGCGGCCCACCCCGGGTACGCCGGCACCCACCTGGTCGCCAACGGGCAGCTCGGCCGCTCCTCCGGCGTCCTGGCCGGCATCCTGGGTGCGGCCAACCGGGCGGTGGCCCAGCCGGCCGCGCACGGGGCGTGGCCGCTGTTGATGGCCGCGACCGCCGACCTGCCGGGCGGCACCTACTGCGGCCCGGGCGGCGCCGGCGAGGCCCGCGGCGCACCCCAGGTCGTCGGCACCTCGGCGGTGGCCCGCGACGAGGACGCCCAGCGTCGCCTGTGGCAGCTCAGCGAGGAGGCCGTGGGCCTGCGCTGGCCCTGA
- a CDS encoding maleylpyruvate isomerase family mycothiol-dependent enzyme, with product MTEQQASQPSTSTGHPELVGYVDAWWQAIDDLTGLLEELPSEAWAAPTDLPGWDVHAVVAHTAHLESLLAGTAHDDVEVGELEHVRSPMQVFTEQGVAARRERDADDLLQEIRQSATSRRTALLEDPPSDPDAPAPGAFGALGWTQRTLLRNRPLDVWMHEQDVRRAVGRPGNLRSPAATHTIGYLSDSLGLVLAKRVGAAPGTTLVLTVDDLAPRSFEVGEDGRGRSLPEPPAEPTATIELDREAFTVLAGGRQAPHPAGVRVAGDQELAARVLAAMAVTP from the coding sequence ATGACCGAGCAGCAGGCGAGCCAGCCCAGCACGAGCACCGGACACCCCGAGCTGGTCGGGTACGTCGACGCCTGGTGGCAGGCCATCGACGACCTGACCGGGCTGCTGGAGGAGCTGCCGTCCGAGGCCTGGGCCGCCCCGACGGACCTGCCGGGGTGGGACGTGCACGCCGTGGTCGCCCACACCGCGCACCTGGAGTCGCTGCTGGCCGGCACCGCGCACGACGACGTCGAGGTCGGCGAGCTCGAGCACGTGCGCAGCCCGATGCAGGTCTTCACCGAGCAGGGCGTGGCGGCCCGCCGCGAGCGCGACGCCGACGACCTGCTGCAGGAGATCCGCCAGTCGGCGACCAGCCGGCGCACCGCCCTGCTGGAGGACCCGCCGAGCGACCCGGACGCGCCGGCCCCCGGTGCCTTCGGTGCCCTGGGCTGGACGCAGCGCACCCTGCTGCGCAACCGCCCGCTCGACGTGTGGATGCACGAGCAGGACGTACGCCGCGCGGTCGGCCGCCCGGGCAACCTCCGCTCCCCCGCGGCCACCCACACGATCGGCTACCTGAGCGACAGCCTCGGGCTGGTGCTGGCCAAGCGGGTCGGTGCAGCGCCCGGCACCACGCTGGTGCTGACCGTCGACGACCTGGCGCCGCGCTCCTTCGAGGTCGGCGAGGACGGCCGCGGCCGGAGTCTGCCGGAGCCCCCCGCCGAGCCCACCGCGACGATCGAGCTGGACCGCGAGGCGTTCACGGTGCTGGCCGGCGGCCGGCAGGCCCCGCATCCCGCGGGCGTCCGGGTCGCCGGCGACCAGGAGCTGGCCGCCCGGGTGCTGGCCGCGATGGCGGTCACCCCGTGA
- a CDS encoding NHL domain-containing thioredoxin family protein has product MRVRAPELTGRGWLNTPGPLSLSDLRGRFVLLDFWTFCCVNCLHVLDELRPLEATYAEELVVVGVHSPKFVHEADPDALVAAVERYGVHHPVLDDPELTTWSAYTARAWPTLVLVDPEGYVVAQYAGEGHVHALDRLLAELVAEHRERGTLQPGDSPYVPPTVEPTDLRFPAKAVPLPDGRVLVADAGHDEVVELASADGPVLRRFGGFAEPNGLCLLPEEVAAEAGYDVVVADTVHHQLRGLTLATGEVRVLAGDGEQWMPGDGHERLSSPWDVAWWGDRVWVAMAGIHQLWTFDPRTGDVEVLVGTTNEGLRDGPIDQAWLAQTSGLAAAGDRLWLADSEVSALRWVSGGEVGTAVGTGLFDFGFRDGKADEALLQHPLGVTALPDGSVAVCDTYNGAVRRFDPVDGTLGTLATGLSEPSGAYVDGEHLVVVESTAHRLTRVPLGASAQAADFSHRTQRPVTDVAASVLLEAVFTPPPGQKVDDRYGPATQLMVTATPAALLRTGEGRSTDLRRTLELDPTVGEGVLHVAARAASCDADLGEGAACHVHQQDWGVPVRVSAAGEAVLTLPLGGTA; this is encoded by the coding sequence ATGCGCGTGCGTGCCCCCGAGCTCACCGGCCGCGGCTGGCTCAACACCCCCGGCCCCCTGTCCCTCTCCGACCTGCGTGGGCGCTTCGTCCTGCTGGACTTCTGGACCTTCTGCTGCGTCAACTGCCTGCACGTCCTCGACGAGCTGCGGCCGCTGGAGGCGACGTACGCCGAGGAGCTGGTCGTCGTCGGCGTGCACTCGCCGAAGTTCGTGCACGAGGCCGACCCGGACGCGCTGGTCGCGGCCGTCGAGCGGTACGGCGTGCACCACCCGGTGCTCGACGACCCCGAGCTGACCACCTGGTCGGCCTACACCGCGCGGGCCTGGCCCACGCTGGTGCTGGTCGACCCCGAGGGCTACGTGGTCGCCCAGTACGCCGGCGAGGGGCACGTGCACGCCCTGGACCGGCTGCTCGCCGAGCTGGTCGCCGAGCACCGCGAGCGCGGCACCCTGCAGCCGGGCGACTCGCCGTACGTGCCGCCGACCGTCGAGCCGACCGACCTGCGCTTCCCGGCCAAGGCCGTGCCGCTGCCCGACGGGCGGGTGCTGGTCGCCGACGCCGGCCACGACGAGGTGGTCGAGCTGGCGTCGGCCGACGGCCCTGTGCTGCGCCGGTTCGGGGGGTTCGCCGAGCCCAACGGGCTCTGCCTGCTGCCCGAGGAGGTGGCCGCCGAGGCCGGGTACGACGTGGTGGTCGCCGACACCGTGCACCACCAGCTCCGCGGGCTGACGCTGGCCACCGGCGAGGTGCGGGTGCTCGCCGGCGACGGCGAGCAGTGGATGCCCGGCGACGGCCACGAGCGGCTCTCCAGCCCGTGGGACGTCGCCTGGTGGGGCGACCGGGTCTGGGTGGCGATGGCCGGCATCCACCAGCTGTGGACCTTCGACCCGCGCACCGGCGACGTCGAGGTCCTGGTCGGCACCACGAACGAAGGACTGCGCGACGGGCCGATCGACCAGGCGTGGCTGGCGCAGACCAGCGGACTGGCCGCGGCCGGCGACCGGCTCTGGCTGGCCGACAGCGAGGTCTCCGCGCTGCGCTGGGTCTCCGGCGGCGAGGTGGGCACCGCGGTGGGCACCGGGTTGTTCGACTTCGGGTTCCGTGACGGCAAGGCCGACGAGGCGCTGCTGCAGCACCCGCTCGGGGTGACCGCGCTGCCCGACGGCTCGGTGGCCGTCTGCGACACCTACAACGGCGCCGTGCGCCGCTTCGACCCGGTCGACGGGACGCTCGGCACGCTGGCGACCGGGCTCTCCGAGCCGAGCGGGGCCTACGTCGACGGCGAGCACCTGGTGGTGGTGGAGTCGACCGCCCACCGGCTGACCCGGGTGCCGCTGGGCGCCTCGGCCCAGGCGGCCGACTTCAGCCACCGCACCCAGCGCCCGGTCACCGACGTGGCCGCCTCGGTGCTGCTGGAGGCGGTCTTCACGCCGCCGCCGGGACAGAAGGTCGACGACCGCTACGGCCCGGCGACCCAGCTGATGGTGACCGCGACGCCGGCCGCGCTGCTGCGTACCGGCGAGGGGCGCTCGACCGACCTGCGACGCACCCTCGAGCTCGACCCGACGGTCGGGGAGGGGGTGCTGCACGTCGCCGCCCGCGCAGCCTCCTGCGACGCCGATCTGGGGGAGGGTGCCGCCTGCCACGTGCACCAGCAGGACTGGGGCGTCCCGGTCCGGGTCAGCGCCGCCGGCGAGGCCGTGCTGACCCTGCCGCTGGGCGGGACCGCCTGA
- a CDS encoding acyl-CoA dehydrogenase: MSHYKSNLRDIEFNLFEVFGRDEILGTGPFAEVDVDTAREVLAEVDRLAREDIAASYEDSDRNPPVFDPKTHSAPLPESFKKSYRAWMDAEFWRLQIREELGGTPAPSSLNWAIGEMVLGANAPIHMYAAGAPFAGVLYNNANGVERDMRVAQIMVEREWGCTMVLTEPDAGSDVGAGRAKATPNEDGSWNVTGVKRFITSATNDMTENVMHLVLARPEGVEGAGGPGTKGLSLFWMPEHHFDHETGELTGERNGIYVTNVEHKMGIKVSNTCEVTFGDPQVGGGEPAKGWLVGEVHNGIAQMFDVIENARMMVGTKAIATLSTGYLNALEYAKERIQGADLTQSADKTAPRVTITHHPDVRRSLMVQKSFAEAMRALVLYTATWQDKVMLAEHAGEHDKLAEAVNDLLLPIVKGYGSERSWVLLGTESLQTFGGSGFLQEYPIEQYVRDAKIDTLYEGTTAIQGQDFFFRKIVKDQGRALGHLAGEIEGFIKSEAGNGRLKNERALLATALQDANAIVGHMINDLMSADASAEGGDLRNIYKVGLNTTRLLMVLGDVVCAWLLLRQAEVALAKLGGEVSAKDKAFYEGKVAAAQFFAATNLPRLTAERNIAEQIDLSLMDLDEAAF, encoded by the coding sequence GTGAGCCACTACAAGAGCAACCTCCGTGACATCGAGTTCAACCTCTTCGAGGTGTTCGGACGCGACGAGATCCTGGGCACGGGCCCGTTCGCGGAGGTCGACGTCGACACCGCGCGTGAGGTGCTGGCCGAGGTCGACCGTCTCGCCCGCGAGGACATCGCCGCCTCCTACGAGGACAGCGACCGCAACCCGCCGGTCTTCGACCCGAAGACCCACTCGGCCCCGCTGCCGGAGTCGTTCAAGAAGAGCTACCGCGCCTGGATGGACGCCGAGTTCTGGCGCCTGCAGATCCGCGAGGAGCTCGGCGGCACCCCCGCCCCGTCCAGCCTCAACTGGGCGATCGGCGAGATGGTGCTGGGCGCCAACGCCCCGATCCACATGTACGCCGCGGGCGCGCCGTTCGCCGGCGTGCTCTACAACAACGCCAACGGCGTGGAGCGCGACATGCGCGTCGCCCAGATCATGGTCGAGCGCGAGTGGGGCTGCACGATGGTGCTGACCGAGCCCGACGCCGGCTCCGACGTGGGCGCCGGCCGCGCCAAGGCCACCCCGAACGAGGACGGCTCGTGGAACGTCACGGGCGTCAAGCGCTTCATCACCTCGGCCACCAACGACATGACCGAGAACGTCATGCACCTGGTGCTGGCCCGCCCCGAGGGCGTCGAGGGCGCCGGCGGCCCGGGCACCAAGGGCCTCTCGCTCTTCTGGATGCCCGAGCACCACTTCGACCACGAGACCGGCGAGCTGACCGGCGAGCGCAACGGCATCTACGTCACCAACGTCGAGCACAAGATGGGCATCAAGGTCTCCAACACCTGCGAGGTCACCTTCGGCGACCCGCAGGTCGGCGGCGGCGAGCCCGCCAAGGGCTGGCTGGTCGGCGAGGTGCACAACGGCATCGCGCAGATGTTCGACGTGATCGAGAACGCCCGGATGATGGTCGGCACCAAGGCGATCGCCACCCTCTCCACCGGCTACCTCAACGCGCTGGAGTACGCCAAGGAGCGGATCCAGGGCGCCGACCTCACCCAGTCGGCGGACAAGACCGCCCCGCGCGTCACGATCACCCACCACCCCGACGTCCGTCGCTCGCTGATGGTGCAGAAGTCGTTCGCCGAGGCCATGCGAGCCCTGGTGCTCTACACCGCCACCTGGCAGGACAAGGTGATGCTCGCCGAGCACGCCGGCGAGCACGACAAGCTGGCCGAGGCGGTCAACGACCTGCTGCTCCCGATCGTCAAGGGCTACGGCTCCGAGCGCTCCTGGGTGCTCCTGGGCACCGAGTCGCTGCAGACCTTCGGTGGCTCCGGCTTCCTGCAGGAGTACCCGATCGAGCAGTACGTCCGCGACGCCAAGATCGACACCCTCTACGAGGGCACCACGGCGATCCAGGGCCAGGACTTCTTCTTCCGCAAGATCGTCAAGGACCAGGGCCGCGCCCTGGGCCACCTGGCCGGCGAGATCGAGGGCTTCATCAAGTCCGAGGCGGGCAACGGTCGCCTGAAGAACGAGCGGGCCCTGCTGGCCACCGCGCTCCAGGACGCCAACGCCATCGTCGGTCACATGATCAACGACCTGATGTCGGCCGACGCCTCCGCCGAGGGCGGCGACCTGCGCAACATCTACAAGGTGGGGCTGAACACCACCCGCCTGCTGATGGTGCTGGGCGACGTGGTCTGCGCCTGGCTGCTGCTGCGCCAGGCGGAGGTCGCGCTGGCCAAGCTGGGCGGCGAGGTCTCCGCCAAGGACAAGGCGTTCTACGAGGGCAAGGTCGCGGCCGCGCAGTTCTTCGCCGCCACCAACCTCCCCCGCCTGACCGCGGAGCGAAACATCGCCGAGCAGATCGACCTCTCGCTGATGGACCTCGACGAGGCGGCGTTCTGA
- a CDS encoding sulfite exporter TauE/SafE family protein produces the protein MRQLIVLGFVGFLAQLIDGSLGMAYGVTSTTLLLAAGVAPAAASAAVHFSEIGTSLVSGISHHKLGNVDWRTVMILAGPGFVGAFAGATILVNIDGEMAKPIVAGILLTLGVYVIWRFLVLGGRRPTFKGRPSATFLAPIGLFGGALDAIGGGGWGPVGTTTLLSSGRLEPRKVIGSIDTSEFVVAVGGSIGFILALGHSGIDWGYAGALLAGGVLAAPIAAWLVRHLPGRVLGVAAGGLIIVTNSRTLADSFGASGAQVAAIVGALAVVWIVAIAWAVKHERAARRAELAEQDGRAADELELA, from the coding sequence ATGCGACAACTCATCGTCCTGGGATTCGTCGGATTCCTGGCTCAGCTCATCGACGGGTCCCTGGGGATGGCGTACGGCGTCACCTCCACGACGCTGCTGCTCGCCGCCGGCGTCGCGCCGGCCGCCGCCTCGGCGGCGGTGCACTTCTCCGAGATCGGCACCTCGCTGGTCTCCGGCATCTCCCACCACAAGCTCGGCAACGTCGACTGGCGCACGGTGATGATCCTGGCCGGCCCCGGCTTCGTCGGCGCGTTCGCCGGCGCGACCATCCTGGTCAACATCGACGGCGAGATGGCCAAGCCGATCGTCGCCGGCATCCTGCTCACCCTGGGTGTCTACGTGATCTGGCGGTTCCTGGTGCTCGGCGGCCGCCGGCCCACCTTCAAGGGACGTCCGTCGGCGACCTTCCTGGCGCCGATCGGCCTCTTCGGCGGCGCGCTGGACGCGATCGGCGGCGGCGGCTGGGGCCCGGTGGGCACCACCACCCTCCTCTCCTCGGGCCGGCTCGAGCCGCGCAAGGTGATCGGGTCGATCGACACCTCCGAGTTCGTGGTCGCCGTCGGCGGCTCGATCGGGTTCATCCTGGCGCTGGGGCACTCCGGCATCGACTGGGGGTACGCCGGCGCGCTGCTGGCCGGTGGCGTGCTCGCGGCCCCGATCGCAGCCTGGCTGGTCCGGCACCTGCCCGGCCGGGTGCTCGGCGTCGCGGCCGGCGGCCTGATCATCGTCACCAACAGCCGCACCCTGGCCGACTCGTTCGGCGCCTCGGGCGCCCAGGTCGCCGCCATCGTCGGCGCCCTGGCGGTCGTCTGGATCGTCGCCATCGCCTGGGCGGTCAAGCACGAGCGCGCGGCCCGTCGAGCCGAGCTGGCCGAGCAGGACGGGCGTGCCGCGGACGAGCTCGAACTCGCCTGA
- a CDS encoding RrF2 family transcriptional regulator, which yields MRVSAKSDYALRALIEMAARADAKPVSAEELGKSQDIPHGFLQAILADLRKAGVVVSQRGQSGGWRLARDPGEVSVADVIRAVDGPLVSVYGLRPEAVSYNASAEVLQHVWIAARHSLRDVFEQVSIAQLASQELPEAVTSRTADEDAWQPH from the coding sequence ATGCGCGTCTCCGCGAAGTCCGACTACGCCCTCCGGGCCCTCATCGAGATGGCGGCGCGCGCCGACGCGAAGCCGGTCAGCGCCGAGGAGCTGGGCAAGTCCCAGGACATCCCCCACGGGTTCCTCCAGGCCATCCTCGCCGACCTCCGCAAGGCGGGCGTGGTGGTCTCCCAGCGTGGCCAGTCCGGCGGCTGGCGGCTGGCCCGCGACCCGGGGGAGGTCTCGGTGGCCGACGTGATCCGCGCCGTCGACGGGCCGCTGGTCTCGGTCTACGGCCTGCGCCCGGAGGCGGTCTCCTACAACGCCTCCGCCGAGGTGCTCCAGCACGTGTGGATCGCCGCCCGGCACTCCCTGCGCGACGTCTTCGAGCAGGTCTCGATCGCGCAGCTGGCCAGCCAGGAGCTCCCGGAGGCGGTCACCTCGCGTACCGCTGACGAGGACGCCTGGCAGCCGCACTGA